The Hymenobacter oligotrophus genome has a window encoding:
- a CDS encoding acyl-CoA desaturase, producing the protein MIIWVAFFAHWYLSLFAQSFFQHRYAAHRMFSMHPLWERFFFVFTFLTQGSSFMSPRGYAVLHRMHHAYSDTEKDPHSPHNSTNAFGMMWKTRTAYQEVLKDEHPNAHRFAGGDYPVWLALEEFGNKWYTRVGWGVVYVLFYVAFATAWWQYLLLPIHFAMGAVHGAIVNWGGHKYGYQNFDNHDKSRNSLFFDFLTGGELFQNNHHKLPLRVNFGVKWWELDPTYPVIWTLDKLRIVRIKRKEGQGAVPLAA; encoded by the coding sequence ATGATTATCTGGGTTGCTTTTTTTGCGCATTGGTACCTGTCGCTGTTTGCGCAGTCGTTTTTTCAGCACCGCTACGCGGCGCACCGCATGTTTAGCATGCACCCGCTGTGGGAGCGGTTTTTCTTTGTGTTCACGTTCCTGACGCAGGGTTCCAGCTTTATGTCGCCGCGGGGCTACGCGGTGCTGCACCGCATGCACCACGCCTACTCCGATACCGAAAAGGACCCGCACTCGCCGCATAACTCCACCAACGCCTTCGGCATGATGTGGAAAACCCGCACCGCCTACCAGGAGGTGTTGAAGGACGAACACCCCAACGCGCACCGCTTTGCCGGCGGCGACTACCCCGTGTGGCTGGCCCTCGAGGAGTTCGGCAACAAGTGGTACACCCGCGTGGGCTGGGGCGTGGTGTACGTGCTGTTTTACGTGGCCTTTGCCACGGCCTGGTGGCAATACCTGCTGCTGCCTATCCATTTCGCCATGGGGGCCGTGCACGGCGCCATCGTGAATTGGGGCGGCCATAAGTACGGCTACCAGAACTTCGACAACCACGACAAGTCGCGCAACTCGCTGTTCTTCGATTTCCTGACCGGCGGCGAGCTGTTTCAGAACAACCACCACAAACTACCGCTGCGCGTCAACTTCGGCGTGAAGTGGTGGGAACTGGACCCTACTTACCCCGTTATCTGGACCTTGGACAAGCTCCGCATCGTGCGCATCAAGCGCAAGGAGGGGCAGGGAGCCGTGCCGCTCGCGGCCTAA